In one window of Bradyrhizobium sp. AZCC 1721 DNA:
- the pucL gene encoding factor-independent urate hydroxylase gives MPLIKNRYGKGRVRVMRIHRDGDRHEVSQLSIKAMMEGDFARAYTHADNSTSVATDTIKNIVNVVARENAGLCTEEFCQVLAKRYLDTYPQIASVAITAHETKWRRLSFGGKPHPHSFVLDNNGRPFVEVAAARGGPSTLESGIDGFSFMKSTQSGWENYPRDRYTTLPETADRMCATSMVASWKWSGKPSNYPAANAKITDTVLEVFSTTYSMSVQDSLYRMGEAALAAVPEISEISMACPNMHFIPMNLSAFGLDNNNDVFLPTDEPHGQIECTVGRG, from the coding sequence ATGCCGTTGATCAAGAACCGATACGGAAAGGGCCGCGTCCGGGTCATGCGTATTCATCGGGACGGTGATCGCCATGAGGTCAGCCAGCTCAGCATCAAGGCAATGATGGAAGGCGACTTTGCCCGTGCCTATACCCATGCCGACAATTCCACATCGGTGGCGACCGACACCATCAAGAACATCGTCAATGTCGTTGCACGCGAGAATGCTGGCCTTTGCACCGAGGAATTCTGCCAGGTGCTGGCGAAGCGATATCTCGACACCTATCCGCAGATTGCCTCGGTTGCCATCACCGCGCATGAGACCAAATGGCGCCGCCTGAGTTTTGGCGGCAAGCCGCATCCCCACAGCTTTGTGCTCGACAATAACGGCAGGCCGTTTGTCGAGGTCGCGGCCGCGCGGGGCGGGCCGTCGACACTGGAATCCGGCATCGACGGGTTCTCCTTCATGAAGTCGACGCAGTCCGGCTGGGAGAACTATCCGCGGGATCGCTACACCACGTTGCCGGAGACCGCCGACCGGATGTGCGCGACCAGCATGGTCGCGTCCTGGAAATGGTCGGGCAAGCCGTCGAACTATCCGGCGGCGAATGCGAAGATTACGGATACCGTGCTCGAAGTGTTCAGCACGACCTACAGCATGAGCGTTCAGGACAGCCTGTACCGGATGGGCGAGGCGGCGCTGGCGGCGGTGCCCGAGATCTCGGAAATCAGCATGGCCTGCCCCAACATGCACTTCATCCCGATGAACCTGTCGGCTTTCGGGTTGGATAACAATAACGACGTTTTCCTGCCGACCGACGAGCCCCATGGCCAGATTGAGTGCACAGTGGGAAGGGGGTAA
- the puuE gene encoding allantoinase PuuE, whose protein sequence is MAAPTYPRDFRGYGRNPPDPKWPGNARVAVQFVVNFEEGGENNVLDGDRASEAFLSDVLGAQPWPGQRHANIESMFEYGSRAGFWRLWRAFTERNLPVTVFGVAKALQRNPDVVAAMKEAGWDIASHSLRWIEHKDMSENEERTEIAAAIRVHTEATGARPLGWYTGRSSINTLRLLMEAGGLLYLSDSYADDLPYWIKSRGSKPHLVIPYTLDANDMRFVNAQGFGGGDEFFTYLKDGFDVLYAEGERAPKMMSVGLHCRVVGRPGRAAALMRFLDYIGSHERVWVPTRLQIAQHWHANLSHLADDAFDIG, encoded by the coding sequence ATGGCGGCGCCGACCTATCCGCGCGACTTTCGCGGCTACGGGCGCAACCCGCCCGATCCGAAGTGGCCCGGCAACGCGCGGGTTGCGGTGCAGTTCGTGGTCAATTTCGAGGAAGGCGGCGAGAACAACGTTCTCGACGGCGATCGCGCTTCCGAGGCTTTTTTGTCCGACGTGCTGGGTGCGCAGCCCTGGCCCGGACAGCGCCACGCCAACATCGAATCGATGTTCGAGTATGGCTCGCGCGCCGGCTTCTGGCGGCTGTGGCGGGCTTTCACCGAGCGCAATTTGCCGGTCACCGTGTTCGGCGTTGCGAAGGCGTTGCAGCGAAATCCCGACGTGGTTGCTGCCATGAAGGAGGCCGGCTGGGACATCGCCAGCCACAGCCTGCGATGGATCGAGCACAAGGACATGTCGGAGAACGAGGAGCGCACCGAGATCGCAGCCGCAATCCGCGTCCACACCGAGGCGACCGGCGCCCGCCCGCTCGGCTGGTACACCGGGCGCTCCTCGATCAACACCTTGAGGCTGCTGATGGAGGCCGGCGGCCTGCTTTATCTCAGCGACTCCTATGCCGACGACCTGCCGTACTGGATCAAGTCGCGCGGCTCAAAGCCGCATCTGGTCATCCCCTATACGCTCGACGCCAACGACATGCGCTTTGTCAACGCGCAGGGGTTTGGCGGCGGCGATGAATTCTTCACCTACCTCAAGGACGGTTTTGACGTTCTTTATGCGGAAGGTGAGCGCGCGCCGAAGATGATGTCGGTCGGCCTGCATTGCCGGGTCGTCGGCCGCCCCGGCCGCGCGGCGGCGCTGATGCGGTTTCTCGACTACATCGGAAGCCACGAGCGCGTCTGGGTGCCGACGCGGCTGCAGATCGCGCAGCACTGGCACGCCAATCTGTCGCATCTTGCCGACGATGCTTTCGATATCGGATAG
- a CDS encoding ABC transporter substrate-binding protein gives MTKKNSSHKSAGFNRRALLQAGAATLGAAAFPLPAIAQTKPFAGVTLRGASFQHRFFTLLQNYIPEFEAQTGMKVDLQLSAFPVYNQQANLELSSGGSAFDFVNVTFILAARWVAAGLLANLDEFTIDPNLTPAEWNPKDFVEGAQVPYRDAKGATYGYSWEGGAMVMGLSRMDLMEKKGLKVPKTFAELQQVCAEINGTENVNGIVSFQLHHWCLPPYIQGFGGNIFRKPPADIMPTLNSPEAIKAIEYYANLLKNYAPKGVLTYTEDQARQSHMTGRSNIFIHSSAWITPILLSNDSKVKDTSRVVRMPAGPVHDYPAANSQGLGIPKNAKNKKAAWEFIKWALSPEISMRLVKEHGHSSVCRRSVIESEEYRKLNTVNGQDLGALYLEVLGLPAKGENYMAYRTVKEFPIVGDVLNKAFEQVATGQLAAQAAMNAAQEQAVANLRRAGTAL, from the coding sequence ATGACCAAGAAGAATTCGAGCCATAAATCCGCGGGCTTCAACCGCCGAGCGCTGCTTCAGGCCGGCGCCGCCACCCTCGGCGCGGCCGCATTTCCGCTGCCGGCCATTGCACAAACAAAACCGTTTGCCGGCGTCACGCTGCGCGGCGCGTCCTTTCAGCACCGCTTTTTCACGCTGCTGCAGAACTACATCCCGGAGTTCGAGGCGCAGACCGGCATGAAGGTTGATCTGCAACTCTCGGCGTTTCCAGTCTACAACCAGCAGGCCAATCTCGAATTGTCATCGGGCGGCTCGGCGTTCGATTTCGTCAACGTCACCTTCATCCTGGCCGCGCGCTGGGTGGCGGCCGGCTTGCTCGCCAATCTCGACGAATTCACCATTGATCCAAATCTGACGCCGGCGGAATGGAATCCGAAGGATTTCGTCGAGGGCGCGCAGGTGCCGTACCGCGACGCCAAGGGCGCCACCTACGGCTATTCCTGGGAAGGCGGGGCCATGGTGATGGGCCTGTCGCGCATGGACCTGATGGAGAAAAAGGGCCTCAAGGTTCCGAAGACCTTTGCCGAATTGCAGCAGGTCTGCGCCGAGATCAACGGCACCGAGAACGTCAACGGCATCGTCAGCTTCCAGCTCCATCACTGGTGCCTGCCGCCCTATATCCAAGGTTTTGGCGGCAACATCTTCCGCAAGCCGCCTGCCGACATCATGCCGACGCTGAACTCGCCGGAGGCGATCAAGGCCATTGAATATTACGCGAACCTTCTGAAGAACTATGCGCCGAAGGGCGTACTCACCTATACCGAGGATCAGGCGCGGCAATCCCACATGACCGGCCGCTCCAACATCTTCATTCATTCCAGCGCCTGGATTACGCCGATCCTGCTCTCGAACGACAGCAAGGTGAAAGACACCTCCCGCGTCGTCAGGATGCCCGCCGGGCCTGTGCACGACTACCCGGCCGCCAACAGCCAGGGCCTCGGCATTCCCAAGAACGCCAAGAACAAGAAAGCGGCGTGGGAATTCATCAAATGGGCGCTCAGCCCCGAAATCTCGATGCGGCTGGTCAAGGAGCACGGCCATTCCTCGGTCTGCCGCAGATCCGTGATCGAGAGCGAGGAGTACCGCAAGCTGAACACGGTCAACGGCCAGGACCTTGGCGCGCTCTATCTCGAAGTGCTGGGGCTGCCGGCCAAAGGCGAGAACTACATGGCCTATCGCACGGTGAAGGAGTTCCCGATCGTTGGCGATGTCCTCAACAAGGCGTTCGAGCAGGTGGCTACCGGGCAGCTCGCAGCCCAGGCTGCGATGAACGCAGCGCAGGAGCAGGCGGTCGCCAATCTCCGCCGCGCAGGGACCGCGCTTTGA
- the uraD gene encoding 2-oxo-4-hydroxy-4-carboxy-5-ureidoimidazoline decarboxylase: protein MLKLSDLNHCSKDDFVAALANIFEHSPWVAEAAAVRRPFAGIGALFAAMTAAVDRAADEALMTLIRAHPDLANKTQRATGLTAESSAEQDSVGLDRLSDAEYEAFERANSAYRAKFGFPYIVCVRRHTRDSILRDFKRRLPNDAKAEMRTSIAEICRIAALRLDQLVASGDRLPVHGRLSTHVLDTHCGRPAAGISIELTELSDLGQSRVVTRAVTNSDGRTDQPLIGGRPVPLGRYELMFRVGDYFAGRNVPTSDPPFLDRIPLHFSVSDPEGHLHVPLLVTPWSYATYRGS, encoded by the coding sequence ATGTTGAAGCTTTCCGATCTAAATCATTGCAGCAAGGATGATTTCGTCGCCGCGCTCGCCAATATTTTCGAGCATTCACCGTGGGTGGCCGAAGCGGCGGCCGTGCGGCGGCCGTTCGCAGGCATCGGCGCGCTGTTTGCGGCAATGACGGCTGCGGTCGACCGCGCGGCGGACGAAGCGCTGATGACGTTGATCCGGGCGCATCCCGATCTCGCCAACAAAACCCAGCGCGCCACTGGCCTCACCGCGGAATCTTCCGCCGAACAGGACAGCGTCGGCCTCGATCGGCTGTCGGATGCCGAATATGAAGCCTTCGAGCGCGCCAACAGCGCCTACCGCGCCAAATTCGGCTTTCCCTACATCGTTTGCGTCCGCCGCCATACCCGCGATTCCATTCTTCGCGATTTCAAGCGCCGTCTGCCGAACGACGCGAAAGCCGAGATGCGGACGTCAATTGCTGAAATTTGCCGGATTGCGGCGCTGCGCCTCGACCAGCTTGTGGCTTCCGGGGATCGGCTGCCGGTGCATGGCCGCCTGTCGACCCATGTGCTGGATACGCACTGCGGCAGGCCCGCGGCGGGGATATCGATCGAGCTCACCGAACTGTCCGATTTAGGGCAGAGCCGCGTCGTGACGCGCGCCGTGACCAACAGCGACGGCCGCACCGATCAGCCATTAATCGGCGGCCGGCCAGTGCCGCTCGGCCGCTATGAACTCATGTTCCGCGTCGGTGACTATTTTGCCGGCCGCAATGTGCCGACCTCCGATCCGCCGTTTCTCGATCGAATTCCCTTGCACTTCTCGGTGAGCGATCCCGAAGGCCATCTCCACGTGCCGCTGCTCGTGACGCCGTGGAGCTATGCGACCTACCGCGGGAGCTAG
- a CDS encoding DUF3830 family protein, with translation MSQLIVRAGEFTFQARFEEQLAPKTVAAFRKAMPFESQAIHVRWSGEGVWMPLGDLDFGVSYENHTSYPAPGQIILYPGGISETEILLAYGGVHFASKMGQLAGNHFITLTSGLENLTAFGKAVLWKGAQKIRFEEV, from the coding sequence ATGAGCCAACTGATTGTCCGTGCCGGCGAATTTACTTTCCAGGCACGCTTCGAGGAGCAACTGGCGCCGAAGACGGTCGCCGCCTTTCGCAAGGCGATGCCGTTCGAGAGCCAGGCGATCCACGTCCGCTGGAGCGGCGAGGGTGTCTGGATGCCGCTTGGCGATCTCGATTTCGGCGTCTCCTACGAGAACCACACCAGCTATCCCGCGCCCGGCCAGATCATTCTTTATCCCGGCGGCATCAGCGAGACCGAAATCCTGCTGGCCTATGGCGGCGTGCACTTTGCGAGCAAGATGGGCCAGCTCGCCGGCAACCACTTCATCACCCTGACTTCGGGGTTGGAGAACCTGACCGCGTTCGGCAAGGCCGTGCTGTGGAAGGGCGCGCAGAAGATCCGCTTCGAGGAAGTCTGA
- a CDS encoding shikimate dehydrogenase family protein, with protein sequence MRLPTGVSRFVFIFAHPAGHVGAPRHYTPYFQGNGLDWHMVPLDIAPEHLSEAIRTLVKSPSVAGFNLTMPHKPAAFELCDAVGPAAEFEGVVNTIRIEAGGRLVGESFDGGGFLNAAREEGIFDPDRRCVVIGAGGAGRAICHALAAAGVRRLQILNEAPGPVEILAQKLRSRFPDLEIRLDERFDDAGLLVNATSLGLRGTDALPMNPARLPDDCAVFDIIAARRTEFMQACAARGLKVVDGVAMIKHQLPLQTAFWRGEA encoded by the coding sequence ATGCGGCTTCCGACCGGTGTTTCACGATTTGTATTCATCTTTGCCCACCCGGCCGGCCATGTCGGCGCGCCCCGCCACTACACGCCTTACTTCCAGGGCAATGGGCTGGACTGGCACATGGTGCCGCTCGACATCGCGCCGGAACATCTCTCCGAGGCGATCCGCACGCTCGTGAAATCGCCGAGCGTCGCCGGCTTCAATCTCACGATGCCGCACAAGCCGGCTGCGTTCGAGCTGTGCGATGCGGTCGGGCCGGCCGCAGAGTTCGAAGGCGTCGTCAACACGATCCGGATCGAGGCTGGTGGTCGGCTGGTCGGCGAATCCTTCGATGGCGGCGGTTTCCTGAATGCGGCGCGCGAGGAGGGGATATTCGATCCCGACCGCCGCTGCGTCGTGATCGGGGCGGGGGGAGCCGGCCGCGCGATCTGTCACGCGCTGGCTGCCGCAGGCGTGAGGCGGCTGCAAATCCTGAACGAAGCGCCAGGGCCGGTCGAAATCCTCGCCCAAAAACTCCGCAGCCGCTTCCCCGATCTTGAGATCCGCCTAGACGAAAGATTCGATGACGCTGGCCTCTTGGTCAACGCCACCTCGCTTGGGCTTCGCGGGACGGACGCCCTGCCGATGAATCCCGCGAGGCTGCCGGATGATTGCGCCGTATTCGATATCATTGCCGCCCGCCGGACCGAGTTCATGCAAGCCTGCGCCGCGCGCGGCCTGAAGGTGGTCGATGGCGTCGCGATGATCAAACACCAATTGCCCCTGCAGACCGCATTCTGGCGCGGCGAAGCGTGA
- a CDS encoding FadR/GntR family transcriptional regulator: MPRDVELRQSNTHVAREIAKLIVSGAWQEGSTLPREIELASQFSVSRTSIRESLSILKAKGLIAARQKAGTHVRERINWNMLDAELLEWTWALRPTEEFARQLTQVRRIVEPEACAICAERGSDADLARIERAYREMDAAGMDSRAYSEPDLRFHRGILTATGNDFLVAFGATVEAALRMSFDLSTLNPGAPRKSLPYHRVILDEIWARNPDGARRAMHRLMDLTERNITSALSRRHGEALAAADASREHDA, translated from the coding sequence TTGCCCAGGGACGTCGAACTCCGTCAGTCCAACACCCACGTCGCGCGGGAAATCGCCAAGCTCATCGTCTCCGGCGCGTGGCAGGAGGGAAGCACGCTGCCGCGCGAGATCGAGCTCGCGTCGCAATTCAGCGTCAGCCGCACCTCGATCCGGGAATCGCTGTCCATCCTCAAGGCAAAGGGCTTGATTGCAGCGCGGCAGAAGGCCGGCACCCATGTCCGCGAGCGGATCAACTGGAACATGCTGGATGCAGAGCTTCTGGAATGGACATGGGCGCTGCGTCCGACGGAAGAGTTCGCCCGCCAACTCACTCAGGTGCGCCGGATCGTCGAACCTGAGGCTTGCGCGATCTGCGCCGAGCGCGGCTCGGACGCCGACCTCGCCCGGATCGAACGGGCTTACCGGGAGATGGACGCCGCCGGGATGGACAGCCGCGCCTATTCCGAGCCTGATCTGCGCTTCCACCGCGGCATCCTGACGGCGACCGGCAACGACTTTCTGGTCGCCTTCGGCGCCACCGTCGAGGCGGCGCTGCGGATGTCGTTCGATCTCTCGACGCTGAACCCTGGCGCGCCGCGCAAGAGCCTGCCCTATCACCGCGTCATCCTCGACGAGATCTGGGCGCGCAATCCCGACGGCGCGCGGCGTGCGATGCATCGCCTGATGGACCTGACCGAGCGCAACATTACCTCGGCACTGTCACGCCGGCATGGCGAAGCGCTGGCGGCAGCGGATGCCAGCCGTGAACACGACGCGTAA
- a CDS encoding allantoate amidohydrolase, whose protein sequence is MNETQTASGGTAGSRLGDEIVSRINQLGMISETPQHLARIFLSPEHRTAADLILSWMRDAGMEAHLDAIGNVCGRYEGDRPGLPCLMLGSHYDTVRDAGKWDGPLGVITAIACVADLNRRGVRLPFAVEIVGFADEEGVRFASTLLGSRAVAGTFDASVLDARDRDGVSMRGAMVQFGLDPGQIGAAARTRRELHAYVELHIEQGPVLEQQNIPVGVVTAIAGATRLAANLSGMAGHAGTVPMALRRDALAGAAECIVAVEQFCKADGAGLVGTVGVITALPGATNVIPGQVSFTLDIRAPADPHRRHAVAEIVQQIEAIARRRELSLQIDVTHENRTVPCAPWLKAQVAEAVAAEGYGVFELPSGAGHDGMAMIDISDVAMLFVRCRGGISHNPAEHVELADADAGARVLLRLIENFRPREPRTD, encoded by the coding sequence ATGAACGAGACACAGACGGCCAGTGGCGGGACGGCAGGATCCCGGCTCGGCGATGAAATCGTAAGCCGTATCAATCAGCTCGGAATGATTTCCGAGACGCCGCAGCATCTGGCGAGGATCTTCCTCTCGCCTGAGCATCGCACGGCAGCCGATCTCATTCTGTCTTGGATGCGGGATGCCGGCATGGAAGCGCATCTCGACGCCATCGGCAATGTCTGCGGCCGTTACGAGGGCGACCGCCCGGGACTGCCCTGCCTGATGCTGGGCTCGCACTACGATACCGTGCGCGATGCCGGCAAATGGGATGGGCCGCTCGGGGTCATCACCGCGATCGCCTGCGTCGCCGATCTGAACCGGCGCGGCGTGCGGCTGCCGTTCGCGGTCGAGATCGTCGGTTTCGCCGACGAGGAGGGCGTGCGGTTTGCCTCGACGCTGCTCGGCAGCCGGGCGGTCGCGGGAACCTTCGACGCAAGCGTGCTCGACGCGCGCGACCGTGACGGCGTCTCGATGCGCGGGGCCATGGTGCAATTCGGCCTCGACCCCGGCCAGATCGGTGCGGCGGCGCGCACCCGCCGCGAGCTGCATGCCTATGTCGAGCTGCACATCGAGCAGGGGCCGGTGCTGGAACAGCAAAACATTCCTGTCGGCGTGGTGACGGCGATCGCGGGCGCCACGCGGCTCGCCGCAAATCTCTCCGGCATGGCCGGCCATGCCGGGACGGTGCCGATGGCGCTGCGGCGCGACGCGCTGGCGGGCGCTGCCGAATGCATCGTCGCGGTCGAGCAATTCTGCAAGGCCGATGGCGCCGGTCTGGTCGGCACCGTCGGCGTCATCACCGCGCTGCCAGGCGCCACCAACGTCATTCCGGGGCAGGTCTCCTTCACGCTCGACATCCGCGCGCCGGCCGATCCGCACCGCAGGCACGCCGTCGCCGAGATCGTGCAGCAGATCGAGGCAATCGCAAGGCGCCGTGAACTGTCGCTGCAGATCGACGTCACCCATGAGAACCGCACCGTGCCCTGTGCGCCCTGGCTGAAAGCGCAGGTCGCGGAAGCGGTTGCTGCCGAAGGCTATGGCGTGTTCGAACTGCCGAGCGGGGCGGGGCATGACGGCATGGCAATGATCGATATATCAGATGTCGCCATGCTGTTCGTGCGCTGCCGCGGTGGCATCAGCCATAACCCGGCCGAGCATGTCGAACTTGCCGACGCAGATGCGGGGGCGCGCGTATTGCTGCGGCTGATCGAGAATTTCCGGCCGAGGGAACCTAGGACGGATTAA
- a CDS encoding carbohydrate ABC transporter permease: protein MSGPVRRSASPRRLVAIGVTLIMLLSPFLWLLQMSFKSNDLILQFPPPLIFTPTLQNYASLWQGAFAASFVNSLMSASFSTALALVLGVPAAYALSRWAGRGKHALSFAILVTRMAPPIAFTIPFFLFYRWIGLLDTVTGLVLVYTSFNLPLVIWMMQPFFETVPSSLEEAALVDGASTRVVFLQIVLPMVAPGIAATAILCFLYAWNDFFFALILTRTNARTAPVAVVNFMNYEGWEWGKIAAGGSLVMAPVLIFSLAVRRYLVSGLTAGAVKG, encoded by the coding sequence ATGAGTGGCCCGGTCCGCCGTTCGGCCAGCCCGCGCCGGCTCGTTGCGATCGGCGTGACGCTCATCATGCTGCTGTCGCCGTTCCTCTGGCTCCTGCAGATGAGCTTCAAGTCCAACGACCTGATCCTGCAGTTTCCGCCGCCCTTGATCTTCACGCCGACGCTGCAAAATTATGCGTCGCTCTGGCAAGGCGCGTTCGCGGCCTCCTTTGTCAACAGCCTGATGAGCGCGTCATTCTCCACGGCGCTGGCGCTCGTTCTCGGGGTGCCCGCGGCCTACGCGTTGTCGCGATGGGCGGGGCGGGGAAAGCACGCGCTGAGCTTCGCCATCCTGGTAACGCGGATGGCGCCGCCGATCGCATTCACGATTCCGTTCTTTCTGTTCTATCGCTGGATCGGGCTGCTCGACACCGTCACCGGTCTGGTGCTGGTCTACACCAGTTTCAACCTGCCGCTGGTGATCTGGATGATGCAGCCGTTTTTTGAAACCGTACCGTCGTCGCTGGAAGAGGCGGCGCTGGTCGACGGCGCGTCGACCCGGGTCGTCTTCCTCCAGATCGTGCTGCCGATGGTCGCGCCCGGCATCGCCGCCACCGCGATCCTGTGCTTCCTCTACGCCTGGAACGACTTCTTCTTTGCGCTGATCCTGACGCGGACCAACGCGCGCACCGCGCCGGTCGCCGTGGTCAACTTCATGAACTACGAGGGATGGGAGTGGGGCAAGATCGCCGCGGGCGGCTCGCTGGTGATGGCGCCGGTCCTGATTTTCTCGCTCGCCGTGCGCCGCTATCTGGTCAGCGGGCTGACGGCGGGCGCCGTGAAAGGATGA
- a CDS encoding carbohydrate ABC transporter permease, translating into MSGEGLVDAERRRFNAIALAPSLIVLFVIAGLPAIYLVVTSLTPFQLVNPGSSTDFSSPLRNYLLLPGDPRFVNSLWVQAKLSFWGVLLQVLLGMLLALLLHTQSRVVEFARTLFLIPMVLPPIVVAIIWKLIYTPDISPLYYAAGLLNVTMPSLTSSVDFALTAIIIADTWEWMPFTFLMVLAALQTIPEEFSEAALVDGANRLQIFFYITLPFITPILVISGMFRLIDSVKAFPLVFLLTGGGPGSVTEVTNYYAYLLAFDFNEIGYSSSVTIVMLLLVVAVSLGVVWMGRRREAMA; encoded by the coding sequence TTGAGCGGAGAAGGACTGGTCGACGCCGAGCGCCGCCGCTTCAACGCCATCGCGCTGGCGCCGAGCCTGATCGTGTTGTTCGTGATCGCAGGCTTGCCTGCGATCTATCTTGTCGTGACCAGCCTGACGCCGTTCCAACTGGTCAATCCGGGATCGTCGACCGATTTCTCTTCGCCCTTGCGGAACTATCTCCTGCTCCCCGGCGATCCGCGCTTCGTCAATTCGCTATGGGTGCAGGCCAAGCTGTCGTTCTGGGGCGTGCTGTTGCAGGTCCTGCTCGGCATGCTGTTGGCGCTATTGCTGCACACGCAGTCGCGCGTCGTGGAATTCGCCCGCACCCTGTTCCTGATTCCGATGGTGCTGCCGCCGATCGTCGTGGCGATCATCTGGAAGCTGATTTACACGCCCGACATCAGCCCGCTTTATTACGCCGCAGGCCTGCTTAACGTGACCATGCCGTCGCTGACTTCGAGCGTCGATTTCGCGCTGACCGCTATCATCATCGCCGACACCTGGGAATGGATGCCCTTCACCTTCCTGATGGTATTGGCCGCGCTGCAGACCATTCCGGAGGAATTTTCCGAAGCCGCGCTGGTCGACGGCGCCAACCGGCTGCAGATATTCTTCTACATCACGCTGCCCTTCATCACGCCGATCCTGGTCATCTCGGGCATGTTTCGCCTGATCGACAGCGTCAAGGCATTTCCGCTGGTGTTCCTCTTGACCGGCGGCGGGCCGGGCAGCGTCACCGAGGTGACCAACTATTATGCCTATCTGCTCGCATTCGACTTCAACGAAATCGGCTATTCCAGTTCGGTCACGATCGTGATGCTGCTGCTCGTCGTCGCGGTCAGCCTCGGTGTGGTGTGGATGGGCCGCCGCCGCGAGGCCATGGCATGA
- a CDS encoding nucleobase:cation symporter-2 family protein, producing the protein MSSEVHPVDQVLPTPRLLALGLQHVLVMYAGAVAVPLIIGRALKLPPEDVAFLISADLFACGIATLVQCIGFPGVGIRLPVMMGVTFASVSPMLAMAAAPDIGLLGIYGSVIAAGIFATLAAPFISRLLPLFPPVVTGTIILVIGISLMRVGINWAGGGLPTLTKIVDGVPGAFPNPGYGQLQGLGIALFVLLVILGLIKWGSGFVANVAVLLGIVAGAILGALLGVMHFEKVAAAPWAAIVLPLHFGLPKFQLVPIITMCIVMIVVMIESLGMFLALAEITGKTVDRDALTRGLRADGVGTFLGGLFNTFPYTSFSQNVGLVGVTGVRSRWVTIAGGGILLLLGLVPKMAALVEAVPLVVLGGAGLVMFGMVAATGARILTAVDFKNNRHNLFVVAISVGFGMIPLVSPNFFKNLPHDLHPLLESGILLSALVAVTLNAFFNGVGGKSAAEADAAAAAATATH; encoded by the coding sequence ATGAGCAGCGAAGTCCATCCAGTCGACCAAGTTCTGCCGACGCCGCGCCTGCTGGCGCTCGGCCTGCAGCACGTGCTGGTGATGTATGCCGGCGCGGTTGCCGTGCCGCTGATCATCGGCCGAGCACTGAAGCTGCCGCCGGAAGACGTTGCCTTCCTGATCAGCGCGGATCTGTTCGCCTGCGGGATCGCCACCCTGGTGCAATGCATCGGCTTTCCCGGCGTCGGTATCCGACTGCCGGTCATGATGGGCGTCACCTTTGCTTCCGTCAGCCCGATGCTGGCGATGGCCGCCGCGCCCGACATCGGGTTGCTCGGCATTTATGGCTCGGTGATCGCAGCCGGAATTTTCGCCACACTTGCTGCGCCGTTCATCAGCCGGCTGTTGCCGCTGTTTCCCCCCGTCGTCACCGGGACCATCATCCTGGTGATCGGCATTTCGCTGATGCGGGTCGGCATCAACTGGGCCGGTGGCGGCCTGCCGACCTTGACCAAGATCGTCGATGGCGTGCCGGGCGCGTTCCCCAATCCCGGCTACGGCCAGTTACAAGGCCTCGGCATTGCATTGTTCGTGCTGCTCGTCATCCTCGGCCTGATCAAATGGGGCTCCGGTTTCGTCGCCAATGTCGCAGTGCTGCTCGGCATCGTCGCTGGCGCGATCCTCGGCGCCCTGCTCGGCGTCATGCATTTCGAAAAAGTTGCCGCGGCGCCATGGGCTGCGATCGTGCTGCCGCTGCATTTCGGGCTGCCGAAATTTCAGCTCGTCCCAATCATCACCATGTGCATCGTGATGATTGTGGTGATGATCGAATCGCTCGGCATGTTCCTCGCACTTGCCGAAATCACCGGCAAGACTGTCGACCGCGATGCGCTGACCCGCGGGCTACGTGCCGATGGCGTCGGCACGTTCCTGGGTGGACTGTTCAACACCTTTCCCTACACGTCGTTCTCGCAGAACGTCGGGCTGGTCGGCGTCACTGGGGTGCGCTCGCGCTGGGTGACCATCGCCGGCGGCGGCATTCTGCTGCTGCTGGGGCTGGTGCCAAAGATGGCGGCGCTGGTCGAGGCGGTGCCGCTGGTGGTGCTCGGCGGCGCCGGGCTCGTGATGTTCGGCATGGTGGCGGCCACCGGCGCGCGCATCCTTACCGCGGTCGATTTCAAGAACAACCGCCATAATCTGTTCGTGGTGGCTATCTCGGTCGGGTTCGGCATGATCCCGCTGGTCTCGCCGAATTTCTTCAAGAACCTGCCGCACGACCTGCACCCACTGCTGGAGTCCGGCATCCTGCTCAGCGCGCTGGTCGCGGTGACGCTGAATGCATTCTTCAACGGCGTCGGCGGCAAGTCCGCAGCGGAAGCGGATGCCGCAGCGGCGGCGGCAACGGCGACGCATTAG